One part of the Aspergillus luchuensis IFO 4308 DNA, chromosome 5, nearly complete sequence genome encodes these proteins:
- a CDS encoding CocE/NonD family hydrolase (COG:S;~EggNog:ENOG410PK74;~InterPro:IPR008979,IPR029058,IPR005674,IPR013736, IPR000383;~PFAM:PF02129,PF08530;~go_function: GO:0008239 - dipeptidyl-peptidase activity [Evidence IEA];~go_function: GO:0016787 - hydrolase activity [Evidence IEA]): MPSPVPVATRPIDKPTVGRNNYQPLGFREEVLPKGWNKDGSRPLPCEIHASHDVGIQVRDGSTLYCDIYRPTDTTKPVPAILAWSPFGKKFNGISMLKFLPWGLGIPQGVLSGLEKFEGPDPAEFVPRGFAIINVDARGSGDSDGTVGIMGTQEAEDGYDVIEAVAKMPWCNGNVGLAGNSHLAIVQWFIAALQPPSLKAIAPWEACGDLYREQFVRGGVFDAGLFDFIIDQNIQGHGGVEDFHEMYRRYPYANSAYWKDKRPDLSQISIPAYITASYTSFVHTMGSLRGWLQTQSSDKWLRLCPWQEWYDIWNCKESASELASFFDRYLNGTDNGWEKTPRVRTTILRFNQDPLYNIAEEDYPNPRTEYRKMYFHPEGHLSHDAPSTASSVSYNSEKYQDCASFTHTFTSRTRLAGIPKAVVYMSCPDFHDLDVYVLIRKLDAQGKALLNLNIPWSSIAKFGVSPDSVDSISPREKNNLMFHVGSLGILRASRRAIDPTKSIHENFPFHPHDRDEYITPGDIVKLEIGIWAMGVEYEAGESVRVEVHGNSPLLRGEFKEDGEFQELASHGTHVLHLGGQHSSHIVLPFV, from the coding sequence TCCTACCCAAAGGCTGGAACAAAGATGGCTCACGTCCCTTGCCATGCGAGATCCATGCGTCGCACGACGTGGGTATCCAGGTTCGCGATGGAAGCACATTATATTGCGACATCTATCGTCCTACAGACACCACCAAGCCTGTGCCGGCCATCTTAGCATGGAGCCCCTTTGGGAAGAAGTTCAATGGAATTAGCATGTTGAAATTCCTCCCCTGGGGTCTAGGGATCCCGCAAGGCGTGCTCAGCGGCCTGGAGAAATTCGAAGGCCCTGATCCAGCTGAGTTCGTGCCTCGCGGCTTTGCAATCATCAACGTTGATGCTCGTGGATCTGGCGATTCAGATGGCACGGTGGGGATTATGGGCACCCAGGAAGCCGAAGACGGCTACGACGTGATTGAGGCCGTGGCTAAAATGCCCTGGTGTAATGGAAATGTGGGCCTGGCAGGAAACTCACACTTGGCCATCGTCCAGTGGTTTATCGCTGCGTTGCAACCGCCATCACTCAAGGCCATTGCTCCATGGGAGGCATGCGGTGACCTCTATCGTGAGCAATTCGTACGAGGAGGAGTCTTCGATGCTGGTTTGTTTGATTTTATCATCGATCAAAACATCCAGGGTCACGGGGGAGTGGAAGACTTTCACGAGATGTATCGACGATATCCATATGCGAACAGTGCATACTGGAAAGACAAACGACCAGATCTCAGCCAAATCAGCATACCCGCTTACATTACAGCCTCGTACACCAGTTTTGTGCACACAATGGGATCACTGCGCGGATGGCTCCAGACTCAGTCATCCGATAAATGGCTGCGACTCTGTCCATGGCAGGAGTGGTACGATATCTGGAATTGCAAAGAATCTGCTTCTGAGCTCGCATCCTTTTTTGATCGCTATCTGAATGGCACCGACAATGGATGGGAAAAGACACCCAGGGTGCGGACTACCATTCTGCGATTTAATCAAGACCCGCTATACAACATTGCAGAGGAGGACTACCCGAATCCACGCACCGAGTATCGCAAGATGTACTTTCACCCTGAAGGTCATCTCAGTCACGACGCTCCCAGCACGGCTTCATCGGTGTCCTACAACTCAGAGAAATACCAAGACTGTGCGAGCTTCACTCACACTTTCACCAGTCGAACGAGATTAGCGGGTATTCCCAAAGCAGTGGTGTACATGTCGTGTCCAGACTTTCATGACCTGGACGTGTATGTCCTGATCAGGAAGCTTGACGCGCAAGGAAAGGCTCTGCTCAATCTCAACATTCCGTGGTCGTCGATAGCGAAATTTGGTGTCAGCCCAGACAGTGTTGACAGCATTTCTCCTCGGGAGAAGAACAATCTCATGTTCCATGTCGGGTCCTTGGGAATCTTGCGGGCTTCACGTCGAGCCATTGATCCGACCAAGTCAATTCATGAGAACTTCCCCTTTCACCCACATGACCGCGACGAGTACATCACTCCTGGAGATATTGTGAAGCTCGAGATCGGCATATGGGCGATGGGAGTGGAGTATGAGGCAGGGGAAAGCGTACGCGTCGAGGTGCATGGAAACAGTCCATTGCTGCGGGGAGAGTTcaaggaagatggggaaTTCCAGGAACTGGCATCACATGGAACACACGTGCTTCACTTAGGAGGCCAACATTCTTCGCATATTGTTCTGCCATTTGTATGA
- a CDS encoding aspartate--tRNA ligase MSD1 (BUSCO:EOG09261Q18;~COG:J;~EggNog:ENOG410PG5R;~InterPro:IPR006195,IPR012340,IPR004115,IPR004364, IPR002312,IPR004524;~PFAM:PF00152;~go_component: GO:0005737 - cytoplasm [Evidence IEA];~go_function: GO:0000166 - nucleotide binding [Evidence IEA];~go_function: GO:0004812 - aminoacyl-tRNA ligase activity [Evidence IEA];~go_function: GO:0005524 - ATP binding [Evidence IEA];~go_function: GO:0016874 - ligase activity [Evidence IEA];~go_process: GO:0006418 - tRNA aminoacylation for protein translation [Evidence IEA]), translated as MYLARAVRCPPHLRATYVEISNYFRGRQLGRLSALQAHSPPVRSFHEFSEKHRSNVTSSEFLDKFKQSMEFPQTPLDIDTLYSHDHEGQSVLLHGYLDKRDDMGKELSFARFYDHTMGRTIQLLSNSQSNTLPQLKKISRGSPVVVRGTVKRRVTKTAEEERTDYLEIALESIQPLNEFPREIVLFGKNIVHPPKHRHLQLRSDKELRDALRFRAQARNVCRETLEQLKPAFVEIETPLLFKSTPEGAREFIVPTRKKGKAYALPQSPQQYKQILMASGIPRYFQFARCFRDEDLRADRQPEFTQLDLEMAFAAGQDVMAVVEELIRGLWGNMMPEPVPSGLFRRMTYQEAMTRYGSDKPDTRHGMEIHRVEHLLPADLVSKITPLTDPIVEAFKMDTVEQLPSATREFVSRFFDSTEGEPFNKNPDGAPGIFIYDEGQPLKGLGPLGFEAAEKIQEMLDLSHGDLLILQARPQAPFAGGATQLGSIRRAMAAASIAEDLREAPPGFEFLWIVDFPLFSPTDASEPGQGGTAGLSATHHPFTAPKTSSDVDLLSQDPTKALADHYDLVVNGVELGGGSRRIHCALTQNYIFKEILKMPKERIDEFQHLLNALWAGCPPHAGFALGFDRLITVMLGKESVRDVIAFPKIGKKGEDAMVKAPGKISEEVARLYNIKLK; from the exons ATGTATCTCGCCAGGGCGGTCCGATGCCCCCCTCACCTCCGCGCGACCTACGTGGAGATCTCCAACTACTTCCGCGGCAGGCAACTTGGTCGCCTTTCAGCATTGCAAGCTCACAGCCCCCCTGTGCGATCATTCCACGAATTCAGCGAAAAGCACCGCTCCAATGTGACCTCGTCGGAGTTTTTAGATAAGTTCAAGCAGTCGA TGGAGTTCCCTCAAACGCCCTTGGACATCGACACTCTGTATTCTCATGATCATGAAGGCCAATCCGTACTCCTCCATGGCTACCTGGACAAGCGCGATGACATGGGGAAAGAGCTCTCGTTCGCCCGCTTCTACGATCACACAATGGGTCGTACCATACAGCTTCTCTCAAACTCACAGAGCAATACTCTGCCTCAGCTCAAGAAGATCAGCCGGGGTAGTCCAGTGGTTGTTCGAGGGACAGTTAAGCGGAGGGTTACAAAGACTGCCGAAGAGGAGCGCACCGATTACTTAGAGATCGCGCTGGAATCTATTCAACCCCTAAACGAGTTTCCCCGTGAGATTGTGCTATTTGGAAAGAACATCGTTCATCCCCCTAAGCATCGCCACCTTCAGCTGCGAAGCGATAAAGAGCTGCGTGATGCTCTCCGGTTCCGTGCGCAAGCGCGCAATGTCTGCCGGGAGACACTGGAACAGCTGAAGCCAGCCTTTGTTGAGATAGAGACACCTTTGCTGTTCAAGTCGACTCCGGAGGGTGCTCGTGAGTTCATTGTGCCGAccagaaagaagggaaaagccTACGCTCTTCCTCAAAGTCCGCAGCAATACAAGCAGATTCTTATGGCCAGTGGAATCCCGAGATACTTCCAATTCGCGCGCTGCTTCCGTGACGAAGACCTCCGCGCCGATAGACAGCCGGAGTTTACTCAG CTGGATCTGGAAATGGCATTCGCTGCTGGACAAGATGTCATGGCCGTTGTTGAGGAACTTATCCGGGGTCTGTGGGGGAACATGATGCCTGAACCAGTCCCTTCAGGCCTATTCCGTCGCATGACCTACCAGGAGGCAATGACTCGGTATGGTTCGGACAAGCCGGACACCCGGCATGGAATGGAGATTCATCGTGTCGAGCACCTCCTACCTGCCGACCTTGTGTCGAAGATCACTCCTCTGACCGATCCGATTGTTGAAGCATTTAAGATGGATACCGTCGAGCAGCTACCGTCGGCAACTCGCGAATTTGTTTCACGTTTCTTCGACTCCACCGAGGGCGAGCCGTTCAACAAGAATCCCGATGGTGCACCAGGAATCTTCATCTACGACGAAGGACAGCCCCTAAAGGGCCTGGGACCTCTCGGATTCGAAGCAGCCGAAAAGATCCAAGAGATGCTTGATCTCAGTCACGGCGATCTGCTCATTCTTCAAGCTCGCCCACAGGCCCCCTTTGCAGGCGGTGCAACCCAACTCGGCAGCATCCGTCGCGCCATGgccgccgcctccatcgCTGAGGACCTCAGAGAGGCGCCCCCTGGCTTCGAATTCCTCTGGATAGTCGATTTTCCTCTTTTCAGCCCTACGGATGCCTCCGAGCCCGGGCAAGGCGGTACTGCCGGCCTCTCCGCCACCCACCACCCCTTCACGGCCCCGAAGACCTCGTCGGACGTTGATCTTCTTAGCCAGGACCCGACTAAGGCCCTCGCAGACCACTATGACCTCGTTGTCAACGGCGTCGAACTCGGCGGCGGCAGTCGCCGTATCCATTGCGCCCTAACCCAGAACTACATCTTCAAGGAAATCCTCAAGATGCCGAAGGAGCGCATCGACGAgttccagcatctcctcaATGCCTTGTGGGCTGGATGTCCCCCGCACGCTGGGTTCGCGCTCGGGTTCGATCGACTCATCACTGTCATGTTGGGCAAGGAGTCGGTCAGGGATGTCATTGCATTCCCCAAGATCGGGAAGAAGGGCGAAGATGCCATGGTCAAGGCGCCTGGTAAGATTAGTGAGGAGGTGGCGAGGTTGTATAATATCAAGTTGAAGTGA
- the cox10 gene encoding protoheme IX farnesyltransferase (COG:H;~EggNog:ENOG410PFA5;~InterPro:IPR030470,IPR006369,IPR016315,IPR000537;~PFAM:PF01040;~TransMembrane:8 (i178-196o216-239i260-282o288-306i313-334o354-374i407-437o457-475i);~go_component: GO:0016021 - integral component of membrane [Evidence IEA];~go_component: GO:0031966 - mitochondrial membrane [Evidence IEA];~go_function: GO:0008495 - protoheme IX farnesyltransferase activity [Evidence IEA];~go_function: GO:0016765 - transferase activity, transferring alkyl or aryl (other than methyl) groups [Evidence IEA];~go_process: GO:0006783 - heme biosynthetic process [Evidence IEA];~go_process: GO:0048034 - heme O biosynthetic process [Evidence IEA]) — MSLLRSSLRRIGSPGDPSRICSQCLLHRNRTPRTFPAALRTFSSSFRSHSGIADGHSAQSALNKTYFSANRAEDGTPSKSDIVSSLSGGNVSSSATSSTLPSDHRVNASTSAPDSTQPELPHRRRKRLKEEANAQAADTEHVIPPDASAQLSAFSSAQPTSSLRRKMAAFLALCKPRLSVLIVLSTTSAYGLYPISSLLTLDPSMTPLPTLSTSTLTFLYLTAGTFLSSCSANTINMFLEPKYDALMSRTRNRPLVRGLLSRRAAALFALATALTGVGMLYFGTNPTVAALSASNIILYGFIYTPLKRIHVINTWVGAIVGGIPPLMGWVAAAGQTATTGHDTWRDMLFSQDSIGGWLLGGILFAWQFPHFNALSHTIREEYKRAGYKMLCWKNPAMNARVALRYSVLMFPISIGLWWVGVVGHGFLVSSSVANAWLVKEAYHFWKHQGANGTARGLFWASIWQLPVLLVGGLVTKKGLWDGVWRQIFGQPDELDDEYVYVDEEEEGTGAAMAASRSKSVATRAV, encoded by the coding sequence ATGAGTCTCCTTCGCTCCTCGTTGCGGAGGATAGGGTCGCCCGGCGATCCTAGCAGGATATGCTCTCAATGTCTTCTACATCGAAATCGGACCCCTCGAACCTTCCCCGCCGCTCTCCgcaccttctcctcgtccttTCGATCCCACTCGGGCATTGCAGACGGCCATTCCGCCCAGTCGGCTCTGAATAAGACTTATTTCTCGGCCAATCGCGCAGAAGACGGCACTCCGAGCAAGAGTGACATTGTCTCTTCGCTTTCCGGCGGCAATGTTTCCTCCAGCGCGACATCCTCCACTCTCCCATCAGACCACCGCGTCAATGCCTCTACGTCTGCCCCCGACTCCACACAACCAGAGCTCCCTCATCGCCGGAGGAAGCGTTTAAAGGAAGAAGCGAATGCCCAAGCCGCCGATACTGAACATGTCATCCCCCCCGATGCCTCCGCACAGCTCTCcgccttctcttccgctCAGCCCACCTCTTCCCTCCGCCGTAAGATGGCGGCATTCCTCGCCCTCTGCAAGCCTCGTCTCTCCGTCCTCATCGTGCTGAGCACAACCTCCGCCTATGGCCTGTATCCGATCTCGTCCCTCCTCACGCTCGACCCGTCCATGACCCCGCTACCGaccctctccacctcaaccCTAACCTTCCTCTACCTGACGGCGGGCACCTTCCTCTCCAGCTGCagcgccaacaccatcaacatgtTTCTGGAGCCGAAGTATGATGCTCTCATGTCGCGCACCCGCAACCGGCCTCTCGTTCGCGGCCTCCTTTCCCGCCGTGCTGCGGCACTCTTTGCTCTCGCGACAGCCCTCACCGGTGTAGGCATGCTCTACTTCGGCACTAACCCCACCGTCGCGGCCCTCTCAGCCAGCAACATTATCCTATACGGCTTCATATACACCCCGCTCAAGCGTATTCACGTCATCAACACATGGGTCGGTGCCATCGTAGGCGGTATTCCCCCATTGATGGGCTGGGTCGCTGCTGCCGGCCAAACCGCTACCACGGGCCACGATACCTGGCGCGACATGCTCTTTAGCCAAGACAGCATCGGTGGTTGGCTGCTTGGAGGTATTCTGTTTGCCTGGCAATTCCCCCACTTCAACGCCTTGTCTCATACCATCCGCGAGGAGTACAAGCGCGCCGGCTACAAGATGCTCTGCTGGAAGAACCCCGCCATGAACGCCCGCGTTGCGCTGCGCTATTCCGTCCTCATGttccccatctccattggCCTCTGGTGGGTCGGAGTCGTCGGCCACGGATTCTTGGTTAGCAGTTCAGTCGCCAATGCGTGGTTGGTGAAGGAGGCGTACCATTTCTGGAAGCACCAGGGCGCCAACGGAACGGCGAGAGGTCTCTTCTGGGCCAGTATCTGGCAGCTCCCAGTTCTGCTGGTGGGTGGTCTCGTCACTAAGAAGGGTCTTTGGGATGGTGTATGGCGTCAGATCTTCGGACAGCCAGATGAGCTAGATGATGAGTATGTGTatgttgatgaggaagaggaaggtacTGGTGCTGCTATGGCTGCCTCGCGCTCCAAGTCAGTGGCGACTCGTGCGGTATGA
- a CDS encoding putative monosaccharide-P-dolichol utilization protein (COG:S;~EggNog:ENOG410PJ42;~InterPro:IPR016817,IPR006603;~PFAM:PF04193;~TransMembrane:4 (i90-112o118-139i146-164o232-255i)), translating to MDAIQKTIIDPLQPLLRPVASALPEPVHDAIISLIGSSCHNSLVVDLDVSKDPACTSLAISKALGIAIVGASGIVKVPQILKLISSRSSAGVSFVSYALETASLLITLSYSVRNQFPFSTFGETALIAVQDVVVGVLVLTFAGRSAAAAAFIAVVAASVYALLFDRTLVDAQTMSMLQAGAGALGVASKAPQIYTIWREGGTGQLSAFAVFNYLAGSLSRIFTTLQEVDDKLILYGFIAGFTLNLILAGQMLYYWNSPAKSQKKEKPVAAPTPVKAPVTATSSGVSPKPSGKTPTTRRRG from the exons ATGGACGCGATCCAGAAAACCATCATCGACCccctccaacctctcctccgccccgTCGCTTCGGCCCTCCCCGAGCCGGTTCACGATGCGATCATTTCGCTGATCGGCTCCTCCTGCCACAACAGCCTCGTGGTCGATCTTGACGTGAGCAAGGATCCCGCCTGCACCTCCCTTGCAATCTCGAAGGCTCTCGGTATTGCCATCGTCGGAGCTAGCGGCATCGTGAAGGTGCCCCAGATCCTCAAGCTCATCAGCTCCCGCTCATCTGCCGGCGTTTCCTTCGTTTCGTACGCCCTCGAGACCGCCAGTCTTTTGATTACGCTTTCGTACAGCGTGCGCAACCAGTTCCCCTTCAGCACCTTTGGCGAGACGGCTTTGATTGCGGTACAAGATGTGGTAGTGGGTGTGCTGGTGTTGACATTTGCGGGCCGgtctgctgcggcggcggcgttcATTGCCGTCGTGGCGGCCAGCGTGTATGCACTGCTCTTCGATCGGACCCTGGTGGATGCGCAGACAATGTCTATGTTGCaggctggagctggagctttGGGTGTGGCAAGCAAGGCGCCTCAAATCTATACCATCTGGCGTGAAGGTGGCACTGGCCAGCTGAGTGCTTTTGCG GTCTTCAACTACCTCGCCGGTTCCCTCTCtcgcatcttcaccacccttcAGGAGGTCGACGACAAGCTGATTCTGTACGGCTTCATCGCCGGGTTCActctcaacctcatcctGGCCGGCCAGATGCTGTACTACTGGAACAGCCCGGCCAAGtcccagaagaaggagaagcctgTTGCAGCACCTACGCCCGTGAAGGCGCCAGTCACCGCCACCAGCTCGGGTGTGTCGCCCAAGCCTTCAGGCAAGACGCCCACTACTCGACGCCGGGGCTAG
- the med8 gene encoding RNA polymerase II mediator complex subunit MED8 (COG:K;~EggNog:ENOG410PR74;~InterPro:IPR019364;~PFAM:PF10232;~go_component: GO:0016592 - mediator complex [Evidence IEA];~go_function: GO:0003712 - transcription coregulator activity [Evidence IEA];~go_process: GO:0006357 - regulation of transcription by RNA polymerase II [Evidence IEA]): MTSLNPDQIKTLEQSRQRLIQLTHSLASLITSLNQSDPLPSWTSLQSQATIISNNLLTISDHLSDNRDLLSNIVAYPDASYPSRVPANNVALEQVLRTKLDPRVEDWVARGRRAGAPTTSSDTGAGALGQYQTNSGQGLLSDDAIAELWDWAPVAANEEARKRNWGGNYTLEEREMGIEKVVTGLSRVLEDDDEDESDSEEGEGEADEMEVVGVRRRSGAGTGLEFDIAAANTGSGANAGAGAKVVAPVVPLDEILRFMTTGAVPGQR, from the exons ATGACCTCTCTCAACCCAGACCAAATCAAAACCCTCGAACAATCCCGCCAACGACTCATCCAGCTCACCCATTCCCTCGCCTCTCTCATAACCAGTCTCAATCAAAGCGATCCTCTCCCCTCATG GACATCCCTCCAATCCCAAGCAACCATCATTtccaacaacctcctcaccatctcCGACCACCTCTCCGATAATCGCGACCTCCTATCCAACATCGTCGCCTACCCCGACGCATCCTACCCGTCGCGCGTCCCCGCCAACAATGTCGCTCTGGAGCAAGTTTTGCGCACGAAACTAGACCCCCGCGTTGAGGATTGGGTAGCGCGTGGTCGTCGCGCTGGGGCGCCGACTACTTCGTCTGATACTGGGGCTGGGGCACTGGGACAATACCAGACCAACAGTGGACAGGGGTTGCTGAGTGATGATGCGATTGCTGAATTGTGGGATTGGGCGCCTGTCGCGGCGAATGAGGAGGCTAGGAAGAGGAATTGGGGTGGGAACTATACGTTGGAGGAGCGGGAGATGGGGATTGAGAAGGTGGTTACGGGGTTGAGCAGGGTgttggaggatgacgatgaggatgagagtgaTAGTGAAGAGGGTGAGGGCGAggcggatgagatggaggttgtcggggtgaggaggaggtctgGGGCTGGAACTGGGTTGGAGTTTGATATTGCTGCTGCGAATACTGGGTCTGGGGCTAATGCTGGTGCGGGGGCTAAGGTGGTTGCGCCGGTGGTGCCCTTGGATGAGATTCTGAGGTTTATGACTACGGGGGCTGTGCCGGGACAGCGGTGA
- a CDS encoding uncharacterized protein (COG:S;~EggNog:ENOG410Q1I9): protein MVRISLFRTALSPIVVFGLATCAVAVVDKWTPESFNWSALDPGPRENWKGLYLNHNGTAEHIHELAVTTGADVRTTDDVALVVAPWAIGLAWHAFNLVLTGAGLASTINTCVQNEGQADNIFYCITGLLSTIIGVGGEVSAAKKFAESKGYLGVAANAWLQSGLEQIDLQTFSRDLDSLPARNMTSQKAHNHFVHNALRSLSTDEVDFVGYAPDSHKLARRDSSVHPFAPMFRFNHHKYGPMELTSRDTGEGGVHFTISYAGHPTHHATQEKRDEFYKHERLNEHLMEGRFDSDASSADPGDITFNGADAFGQIESQVECFAGTKWNEGNVLSVQMYDQANHATFGFASIGIFPDNSVDSGLQGFEPQGMPLTGGQNC from the coding sequence ATGGTTCGAATCAGCCTTTTTAGGACCGCTCTGTCTCCCATAGTTGTCTTTGGCCTTGCAACTTGCGCAGTTGCTGTTGTGGATAAATGGACCCCAGAGAGCTTCAATTGGAGTGCTCTGGACCCAGGCCCTCGGGAAAACTGGAAGGGTCTCTATCTGAACCACAATGGCACCGCGGAACACATCCATGAACTAGCAGTGACCACCGGCGCCGATGTGAGAACGACCGACGACGTTGCTCTCGTGGTGGCTCCTTGGGCCATCGGTCTAGCATGGCATGCCTTCAACCTCGTTCTCACCGGTGCTGGCCTGGCAAGCACCATCAATACCTGCGTTCAAAACGAGGGTCAAGCCGACAATATCTTCTACTGCATCACTGGACTGCTCAGCACCATCATTGGTGTGGGTGGCGAGGTGTCCGCAGCCAAGAAGTTCGCTGAGTCGAAAGGGTACTTGGGGGTTGCCGCAAATGCCTGGCTGCAGTCCGGTCTCGAACAGATTGATTTACAAACCTTTTCGCGGGACCTGGACAGCCTGCCGGCGAGAAATATGACTTCACAAAAGGCCCACAATCACTTCGTTCATAACGCTTTGCGCAGCCTGTCAACAGACGAAGTGGACTTCGTCGGATACGCACCCGATTCTCATAAGTTGGCCCGCCGTGACTCCAGTGTTCATCCCTTTGCGCCTATGTTCCGTTTTAACCACCACAAATATGGCCCAATGGAGCTCACCTCTCGTGATACCGGCGAAGGTGGTGTGCATTTCACCATCTCCTACGCGGGtcatcccacccaccacgCAACCCAGGAGAAACGCGACGAGTTTTACAAGCATGAGCGGCTTAACGAGCACTTGATGGAGGGCCGGTTTGATTCTGATGCCTCTAGCGCTGACCCGGGCGATATCACTTTCAATGGAGCCGACGCCTTTGGCCAAATCGAAAGCCAGGTTGAGTGTTTTGCAGGTACAAAGTGGAATGAGGGCAATGTGTTGTCCGTCCAGATGTATGACCAAGCCAACCATGCGACTTTCGGGTTTGCTTCTATTGGGATTTTCCCGGACAACAGTGTGGATTCTGGACTCCAAGGCTTTGAGCCTCAGGGAATGCCTTTGACTGGCGGTCAGAATTGTTAA
- a CDS encoding uncharacterized protein (COG:S;~EggNog:ENOG410Q1Y9): protein MVVDPEKTAAGEASEATPLLQKAAQIVSPQACYQHQLLLRCFLNLKNTVSRAAGLFKTEYDYEIKSEVDPIARGSMMEERRWSIYISRAVHRFSVWWAQLPADLEIESSKISEKPYAQHSGWAWTGAELPPLDVLMVFHALILHHRSFGEDCFRHKRMALWNEGFPLQLVSQCIEPDNLTYSCPESCKLHFEGMTKLAWDNLDDADGVPIECPRCQNRTVVPWSTRRRKGLAEDLLQVCQSCKYVLGNHVLVVRKLRQDLYLLLRRDLPLPGTCWSVEEKHGTLTPKKAPNDFVKRYLMSMLLEETRPTNLFPDISQTIESLGRTVVKPALPMIHDIFEHYQYVENSSCNLRAAVTRVLESASAMQDTDLSETDFDSPHTVTQYIAFLRGQCKGFLSWGPDLSEIDLTDPTMWVWSTHLLTPRSYSEFFRGVGNGLPVDWQPPHSPKCSLCLTMRPPSFARRFFQGLVSLSAWKEFMEAAA from the exons ATGGTTGTTGATCCGGAGAAGACCGCGGCTGGAGAGGCCTCCGAGGCCACACCTTTGCTACAAAAGGCGGCACAAATAGTGTCTCCGCAGGCGTGTTATCAACATCAACTACTGCTCCGGTGTTTTTTAAACCTGAAAAACACAGTATCCAGAGCGGCGGGTCTATTCAAGACAGAGTATGACTACGAAATCAAGTCCGAAGTGGACCCGATCGCTCGAGGGTCCATGATGGAGGAGCGCCGATGGTCAATCTATATCTCACGGGCTGTTCATCGATTCTCCGTTTGGTGGGCTCAATTACCCGCAGATTTGGAGATAGAATCAAGTAAAATATCAGAGAAGCCGTATGCACAGCACAGCGGGTGGGCATGGACAGGGGCCGAGTTACCTCCGTTAG ATGTTTTAATGGTATTTCATGCATTGATACTACATCATAGATCCTTCGGAGAGGATTGCTTTCGACATAAAAGGATGGCACTATGGAACGAAGGGTTCCCCCTCCAGCTAGTTTCACAATGTATCGAACCGGATAACCTCACTTACTCGTGCCCCGAGTCCTGCAAACTGCACTTCGAAGGCATGACAAAGTTGGCTTGGGACAATCTGGATGACGCCGACGGTGTGCCTATCGAATGCCCCCGGTGTCAAAACCGAACCGTCGTCCCGTGGTCGACGCGACGCAGAAAAGGCCTCGCAGAGGATTTGCTCCAAGTCTGCCAATCGTGCAAATATGTTCTCGGGAACCACGTTCTTGTTGTCCGGAAGCTCCGTCAAGATTTATATCTACTGCTGCGCAGAGATCTTCCATTGCCAGGGACCTGCTGGAGCGTGGAGGAAAAACACGGCACTTTGACTCCTAAGAAGGCACCAAATGACTTCGTCAAACGATACCTCATGAGCATGCTTCTCGAAGAGACGCGCCCAACGAATCTTTTCCCAGATATAAGCCAAACCATCGAATCCCTTGGACGAACAGTGGTGAAGCCAGCTCTACCTATGATTCATGATATCTTTGAGCACTATCAATATGTGGAGAATTCTTCCTGTAATCTGCGTGCTGCTGTCACGAGGGTGTTGGAGTCAGCATCAGCAATGCAGGATACAGATCTGTCCGAAACTGATTTCGACTCACCACACACGGTGACTCAGTACATTGCGTTCCTGCGAGGGCAATGCAAGGGGTTCTTATCGTGGGGTCCTGATCTGTCGGAGATAGATTTGACAGATCCTACTATGTGGGTCTGGAGCACGCATTTGCTGACGCCGCGTTCATACTCGGAATTCTTCCGGGGCGTGGGCAATGGCCTGCCCGTAGATTGGCAGCCGCCTCATTCTCCAAAATGCAGTTTGTGCCTTACTATGCGTCCTCCTTCATTTGCCCGTCGGTTCTTCCAGGGACTCGTTTCCTTGTCAGCGTGGAAGGAGTTCATGGAGGCTGCCGCGTAG